The genomic DNA TAGCCCGCATGCTAGAAAAACACGCTGGTCAAGAGACACACAGACGCTTCTTGCGCTTTTTGATGACTTTCGAGCGCCTATCACGTTGGCCCACGCGCTTTTTGACCGGCCATTTTGTTGCCGTCAGGGCCATTAAAGTTAAGGCACCTAGTGTCCCTCCAACTAAATCTCCCTAAGCACAGCAAGCTTCCGCGAGGGGCACTGAGGGGTTGTAGGGGAGAGACTCCCCTACGCTTGGGGGGTGCTCAGCGAGGCGAACGTCGAGCGCCGAATCCCGAAGGCTTTCGGGACTAGCGGAAGTGACGCACCAAGGGGGATTGTTAGCGGGAAATAGTTGGTGCGGCACTAGTTGGCTCTTCGCACGTAACCCTTGGCAAGTGTTAACGAGGACAAGATGCGATAGTCTCCGAGCGGTGCTAACATTTCATGGTCATGCAAGCCCTTCATCCGATATTCTCGACCTATCAGCGCCACTCCACATCGGTCGATTCGCAACAACTCCTTACAAACAAAAGACCTAATTGATTAGGCGGGACGCTCCGATCCATGCTGGCACTTGGTCTGCACTACCAGGTCGATGTCCTGGAGTCTCTGACCCTGGTAGGTTGCATTTTGAGTTACCAGTATCCGTCACAACCAAGGCCTTCCAGTGGGAGCGGATACGGTTCGCCGATGAGACTGGCGTCATACACAGCAGCAGGACATCCGGGGGATCAAAGACCGATCGTTTCACACATGAGAGGGCAACGATGAACAGACGATTGGATGATCGAGGCATGAGCCTCATCGAGGTGCTGATCGCGTCGGTAATCCTTGCGTTTAGCATGGTAAGTCTCCTGAGTGCCTTCCCCGTTGCCTACGTGAATGTGGTCGTCGGCGGAGGTAGATCGAAGGTCACGACCTATGCGCAGCAGATGATGGAACAGCTAAAGAATCAGCCTTTCAATCCTGGCCCCGTGAACCAGACGGACACCCCCGAGCCCAGGTACACCCGGACGTTGACGATCACGCAGGAGCCGGACACCAGCGCGCCGAACCGCCTGGCGAGGGTCACCGTGACTGTGAACTGGAGGGGCAGCCGGCCGCAGACCGTTACGTTTGAAACAATGCGGGCGGAGTAAACGTGAGGTGATCTCGGTCATAGTAATAGATGACTGGCGTCATTGTCCGCAGGGGACATTCACGAGATATTATATATAAGGATATGGATATG from Candidatus Methylomirabilota bacterium includes the following:
- a CDS encoding prepilin-type N-terminal cleavage/methylation domain-containing protein, with product MNRRLDDRGMSLIEVLIASVILAFSMVSLLSAFPVAYVNVVVGGGRSKVTTYAQQMMEQLKNQPFNPGPVNQTDTPEPRYTRTLTITQEPDTSAPNRLARVTVTVNWRGSRPQTVTFETMRAE